The following proteins come from a genomic window of Citrobacter europaeus:
- the fucA gene encoding L-fuculose-phosphate aldolase, which translates to MERMRLSREIIETCLEMTSLGLNQGTAGNVSARYENGMLITPSGIPYERLTENMIVYVDNDGKYDKGQLPSSEWRFHLAAYQTRPDANAVVHNHAVHCTAVSILNRPIPAIHYMIAAAGGNSIPCAPYATFGTRELSEHVSVALKNRKATLLQHHGLIACEANLEKALWLAHEVEVLARLYLSTLAIVDPVPVLDDEEIAIVLEKFKSYGLRIEE; encoded by the coding sequence ATGGAAAGAATGCGTTTGTCGCGAGAAATCATTGAAACCTGTCTGGAAATGACCAGCCTTGGATTGAATCAGGGGACGGCGGGAAATGTGAGTGCGCGTTATGAAAACGGGATGCTGATCACGCCCAGCGGTATTCCTTACGAAAGACTTACTGAAAACATGATCGTGTATGTAGATAACGACGGGAAATATGATAAAGGACAATTACCCTCCAGTGAATGGCGTTTTCACCTGGCGGCATACCAGACGCGTCCGGATGCCAATGCGGTTGTCCATAACCATGCCGTACACTGCACCGCCGTTTCAATTCTCAATCGCCCTATCCCGGCAATTCATTACATGATTGCAGCGGCGGGGGGAAACTCTATTCCGTGTGCGCCTTATGCGACGTTTGGTACACGAGAGCTGTCAGAGCATGTGAGCGTCGCCCTGAAAAACCGTAAGGCAACGCTTTTACAGCACCATGGGTTGATTGCTTGTGAAGCGAATTTGGAAAAAGCACTGTGGTTGGCGCATGAAGTGGAAGTTCTGGCCCGCCTGTATCTGAGCACGCTGGCGATTGTTGACCCAGTGCCGGTGCTGGATGACGAAGAGATCGCCATTGTGCTGGAGAAATTCAAATCTTACGGATTACGCATTGAAGAGTAA
- a CDS encoding LacI family DNA-binding transcriptional regulator: protein MAKTVEQIASDLNLSVTTVRLVLNGKAEQYRISVKTQTRINEYVERYGYVINHSARSLKLNKTDTLGLIVPNISNVFFATLAEKLEQRCRRSGYQLTISCTYDDVDYENKLTKALIARNVDGLFIVPSTLENQQHHLRQVRKPMVLLDRDFKYTDNALVESHNILGGEKLTQSLFDAGKSPIWFLVGDTGLPSIGDRLQGYLNALNNNGIFHRDWVREGPDNTPEGGYRLMDELIGEQDCPQAFIASSLPVLEGAINAIRNRLGTIPPEINIGTFDEHPMLGFLANNVWSMQQDENVWAEKAFDMMMSAIDDRPIKETVKVEMKLIKRVRQP from the coding sequence ATGGCTAAAACAGTAGAACAGATAGCCAGCGATCTGAATTTATCGGTTACGACCGTACGACTGGTGCTGAACGGGAAAGCAGAGCAATATCGAATCAGTGTCAAAACCCAAACGCGTATTAATGAATATGTCGAGCGCTATGGTTACGTCATTAACCATTCAGCACGCAGCCTGAAATTGAATAAAACGGATACGTTAGGATTGATAGTCCCTAATATTTCCAACGTGTTTTTTGCCACACTTGCAGAAAAACTTGAGCAACGCTGTCGCCGTTCTGGTTATCAGCTAACGATTAGCTGTACCTATGACGATGTTGATTACGAAAATAAACTGACCAAAGCGTTAATCGCGCGCAATGTCGATGGCCTGTTTATTGTTCCTTCAACGTTAGAGAATCAGCAACACCATTTACGTCAGGTCAGGAAACCAATGGTGTTGCTTGACCGTGATTTTAAGTATACCGATAACGCACTGGTTGAAAGTCATAACATTTTGGGCGGCGAAAAATTGACGCAAAGTTTGTTTGACGCTGGAAAGTCGCCGATCTGGTTTTTAGTAGGGGATACCGGATTACCCAGCATTGGTGACCGTTTGCAAGGTTATCTTAATGCATTGAACAATAATGGTATTTTTCACAGAGATTGGGTGCGCGAAGGTCCGGATAACACACCTGAAGGTGGTTATCGACTCATGGATGAGTTGATCGGTGAACAGGACTGTCCGCAGGCATTTATCGCCTCATCATTACCCGTACTGGAAGGGGCCATTAACGCTATTCGTAATCGTTTAGGCACTATTCCACCAGAAATTAATATTGGGACATTCGATGAACACCCAATGCTGGGATTCCTCGCCAATAATGTCTGGTCAATGCAACAGGATGAAAATGTCTGGGCGGAAAAAGCATTCGATATGATGATGAGTGCTATTGATGACCGGCCAATTAAAGAAACTGTAAAAGTTGAAATGAAACTAATTAAGCGCGTAAGACAACCATAA